A genomic region of Brevibacillus sp. JNUCC-41 contains the following coding sequences:
- a CDS encoding penicillin acylase family protein: MEVAIPQQKPKRKWRKRALWGFGILIILLLSVLIAANVFLSRSLPETKGEMSLPGLLKPVTVVRDSSGVPHINAANEHDLYLAQGYIQAQDRLFQMDLSRRQASGRLSEVIGEKTVKNDKYFRTLGLRRAAEASYTAYSSDGKEALDVFAEGVNLYIDELKENGKWPAEFTLLGYEPGPWTPVDSLTIGKYMAFDLGGNWEDQAFRQYLLQTFPKEKAYDLFPNYPKSAPYIISKGELDIEKSFAGAVIPYEFNGSNNWVVSGKKTDSGRPLLADDPHLGLATPSVWYQMHLEAPSVNVSGVIFAGIPGIILGHNEKVAWGVTNTGPDVQDLYIERRNPENEKEFSYKGKWEKADILDEPIKVKDGKTLDYQVTVTRHGPVVSEFAGKSGKDTVLALRWTALDPSAELEAVLNMNKAGSWKEFEKALLKFETPAQNFVFASADGTIAYKANGKIPIRKKGDSMLPVPGWTDEFEWKGFIPFDELPKTVNPEEGFISTANNKVISDDYPYHISNNWAQPYRQMRIQEFLKANKKLTAEDMQSLQMDKVNLQAKEFVPQFVDVLKGPWGKQEDQALTILNKWNHIDSVDEAAPMIFNVWMKKIGDVLLTEEIPEETLNLFNGRRSAVDELLRRALDGEPGPWIEEAGGLEQVLAKSLQMTLTELEESQGDDIADWEWGDYHQVRFNHPLSSVVPLNYVFNSGGGIPVGGSSVTVQAAAFLDDGTVNHGGSWRFVIDLSDMSQGYHLVGPGQSGNVKSEWYHDQLDDWAEGTYHKTTLDDPKGDKLTLKPSY, translated from the coding sequence ATGGAAGTTGCCATACCTCAGCAAAAGCCAAAACGGAAGTGGAGAAAGCGTGCGCTATGGGGTTTTGGTATCCTGATCATTCTTTTGCTGTCAGTCCTGATTGCTGCAAATGTATTTCTTTCAAGGTCCTTGCCGGAAACAAAGGGGGAAATGTCGCTTCCGGGTCTTTTGAAACCGGTTACGGTGGTGAGGGATTCAAGTGGGGTCCCGCATATTAACGCAGCGAATGAACATGACTTGTATTTAGCCCAAGGGTATATCCAAGCACAGGACCGCTTATTTCAAATGGATTTAAGCAGGCGTCAGGCGTCAGGAAGATTGAGTGAAGTGATTGGTGAGAAAACCGTCAAAAATGATAAGTATTTCCGCACACTTGGGTTGAGGCGGGCGGCTGAAGCCTCTTATACAGCATATTCAAGTGACGGGAAGGAAGCCTTGGATGTGTTTGCCGAGGGGGTGAACCTTTATATCGATGAATTGAAGGAGAATGGGAAATGGCCGGCGGAGTTCACCCTGCTTGGATACGAACCAGGGCCTTGGACACCCGTCGATTCGCTGACCATCGGTAAATATATGGCCTTTGATTTAGGCGGGAACTGGGAAGATCAGGCGTTTAGGCAGTATTTGCTGCAAACGTTCCCGAAGGAAAAAGCATATGATTTATTTCCTAATTATCCAAAGAGCGCTCCATATATCATCAGCAAAGGAGAACTGGATATTGAAAAAAGTTTTGCCGGGGCCGTTATTCCCTATGAATTCAACGGCAGCAATAACTGGGTCGTTTCAGGCAAGAAAACGGATTCCGGTCGGCCGTTATTGGCGGATGATCCCCATCTGGGCTTGGCTACACCATCCGTTTGGTACCAAATGCATTTGGAGGCCCCTTCAGTCAATGTGAGCGGTGTTATTTTTGCCGGGATTCCGGGAATCATACTAGGTCATAACGAAAAGGTCGCTTGGGGTGTGACCAATACCGGCCCGGATGTTCAGGATCTGTATATCGAGAGGAGAAACCCGGAAAACGAGAAGGAATTCTCCTACAAAGGGAAGTGGGAAAAAGCTGATATCTTGGACGAACCCATCAAAGTGAAGGATGGTAAAACACTTGATTATCAAGTGACGGTTACCCGCCATGGACCTGTGGTCTCCGAGTTTGCCGGGAAAAGCGGAAAAGATACCGTGCTTGCATTAAGGTGGACGGCACTTGATCCATCCGCCGAGCTTGAAGCGGTACTTAATATGAATAAAGCGGGAAGCTGGAAAGAATTCGAAAAGGCCCTCTTGAAATTCGAAACGCCGGCACAGAATTTCGTCTTTGCCTCAGCCGATGGGACCATTGCCTATAAGGCGAATGGGAAAATCCCAATCCGGAAAAAAGGCGATAGTATGCTGCCTGTACCTGGCTGGACGGATGAATTTGAGTGGAAAGGCTTCATTCCCTTTGATGAACTTCCAAAAACGGTGAATCCGGAAGAGGGATTCATTTCGACAGCGAATAATAAAGTCATCTCGGATGACTACCCTTACCACATCAGCAATAACTGGGCACAGCCGTACCGTCAGATGAGGATACAGGAGTTTTTAAAAGCCAATAAAAAGCTTACTGCCGAGGATATGCAAAGCCTGCAGATGGATAAGGTGAATTTGCAAGCCAAGGAGTTTGTTCCTCAATTCGTGGATGTATTGAAAGGTCCATGGGGGAAACAGGAAGACCAGGCACTGACGATTCTGAACAAATGGAATCATATTGATTCCGTTGATGAAGCGGCACCGATGATTTTTAATGTTTGGATGAAAAAAATAGGGGATGTTCTGCTTACGGAAGAAATACCGGAGGAAACCCTCAACCTCTTTAATGGAAGGCGCTCGGCCGTTGATGAACTACTAAGGCGGGCGCTGGACGGTGAGCCGGGCCCTTGGATTGAAGAGGCAGGCGGACTTGAGCAGGTGCTTGCCAAGTCGTTACAAATGACGTTGACCGAGCTTGAGGAATCACAAGGTGACGATATAGCCGATTGGGAATGGGGAGACTATCATCAGGTAAGGTTTAACCACCCGCTATCGAGTGTCGTCCCGTTAAATTATGTATTTAACAGCGGCGGCGGAATACCGGTAGGCGGTAGCAGTGTCACCGTACAGGCAGCGGCATTTTTAGATGATGGAACCGTTAATCACGGCGGCTCCTGGAGATTCGTCATCGACCTATCCGACATGAGTCAAGGATATCACCTCGTTGGACCGGGTCAATCAGGTAACGTCAAAAGTGAGTGGTACCACGATCAGCTTGATGATTGGGCAGAAGGTACTTATCACAAAACCACATTGGACGATCCAAAAGGGGATAAGCTGACATTGAAACCATCATATTGA
- a CDS encoding STAS domain-containing protein yields the protein MEELRMIGEKIGKFKYILVEHIELFEEEEPLYDFETSKEVRSKLIQIHADALIHGKAQAMESMKITGMEIGKRIVDMGIPLDKNIEEAQAIRNLFWSFIEEEVSNRYYSIEILLKASSIIDAILDQFIHCVSISYVNHYKEMAKVANDSLRKIKENQEVMEELSTPIVQTILKDVLLLPLIGRIDDWRMESMQSTVLQKCADLHAEVLIMDFSGITFTKENNMLSLLDQLVGALALMGTETIFAGFPPDVVKEIVTLDFANRVEAFLSFRQALEHLFKQRGLAVQPI from the coding sequence ATGGAAGAATTAAGAATGATCGGTGAAAAAATTGGAAAATTCAAATATATCTTAGTGGAGCATATCGAGTTGTTTGAAGAAGAGGAACCGCTCTATGATTTTGAAACGAGTAAAGAGGTACGTTCAAAGCTTATTCAAATACATGCAGATGCCTTGATCCATGGGAAAGCACAAGCGATGGAAAGTATGAAAATAACGGGTATGGAAATAGGAAAGCGCATCGTGGACATGGGCATTCCTTTAGATAAGAATATTGAGGAAGCTCAAGCGATACGCAACCTTTTCTGGAGTTTCATTGAAGAAGAGGTAAGCAATCGCTATTACTCCATTGAAATTCTGCTAAAGGCAAGCTCGATAATAGATGCAATCCTGGACCAATTCATACACTGTGTGAGTATCAGTTACGTGAATCATTATAAAGAAATGGCGAAAGTGGCAAACGATTCTTTGCGGAAGATAAAAGAAAACCAGGAAGTCATGGAAGAACTGTCCACCCCGATCGTTCAGACCATATTAAAGGATGTGCTGCTCTTGCCATTGATCGGACGCATTGACGATTGGAGAATGGAGTCGATGCAATCGACTGTTCTGCAAAAATGTGCAGATTTGCATGCGGAAGTATTGATCATGGATTTCTCCGGAATTACTTTTACGAAGGAAAACAATATGCTCTCCCTGCTGGATCAATTAGTGGGGGCACTGGCATTGATGGGGACGGAAACGATTTTTGCCGGTTTTCCCCCTGATGTCGTGAAAGAGATCGTCACACTTGATTTTGCAAATCGGGTAGAAGCCTTTCTATCGTTCAGGCAGGCTCTGGAGCATCTGTTTAAACAAAGGGGACTGGCTGTTCAGCCAATATGA
- a CDS encoding Ac45/VOA1 transmembrane domain-containing protein has protein sequence MKRKAVILMGLIAVLIILFVVYLTSPGRLEKVEIVEKYYPHFSDGKAVGFKTNEVIDVSETEEGSNCAMKFNNGKTLEIDCDRYLKYKIDETVYITTEGNHVKEIRRKR, from the coding sequence GTGAAACGAAAAGCAGTAATTCTCATGGGGTTAATAGCCGTTTTAATTATATTATTCGTTGTATACTTAACAAGTCCGGGCAGATTGGAAAAGGTGGAGATTGTTGAAAAATACTATCCTCATTTCTCCGATGGCAAGGCAGTCGGTTTTAAGACGAACGAAGTCATTGATGTGTCGGAAACCGAAGAGGGATCCAATTGCGCAATGAAATTCAACAATGGGAAAACGTTGGAAATTGATTGTGACCGTTATTTAAAGTACAAAATTGATGAAACAGTTTATATTACTACTGAAGGAAACCATGTGAAGGAAATCCGGAGAAAAAGGTAG
- a CDS encoding MFS transporter, producing MNYIEPAGKSFRKTILALFLGSFVTFADLYSTQPVIPVFAKQFGVSPAMASLTLSFATGTLAICLLLVSFFSENIDRKKIMGTALTLSALLSICVSFIQDDLYILIAIRAIQGAVLAGFPAIAMAYINEEFHPKSLGYVMGIYVSGSSIGGLAGRLIVGVLTDHFSWNIAIGSLGALSLIISLAFWWMLPPSQHTIRVGASFSRIRTSLINNLRNGRLVLLFGMAFLLMGSFVTVYNFVGIPLMGPPYHLSQTLIGFIFIIYLVGTFSSTWMGKLADQYGRRHVLLIGIAIMLMGALLTLLVPLLLKIMGLALFTFGFFGAHSIASSWVGRLADKSEKAQASALYLLFYYAGSSVVGASGGLFLMKFGWGGVISAVSILIILAAVCAMMAGKVKTV from the coding sequence GTGAATTATATCGAGCCTGCTGGTAAATCATTCAGGAAAACAATCTTGGCTTTATTTCTTGGTAGCTTTGTAACGTTTGCGGATCTGTATAGTACCCAACCGGTCATTCCGGTTTTCGCAAAGCAATTCGGAGTCTCTCCTGCAATGGCAAGTCTTACATTATCATTCGCAACAGGAACGCTTGCCATCTGTTTATTGCTTGTTTCCTTTTTCTCAGAAAATATCGATAGGAAAAAAATAATGGGGACGGCCCTCACTCTGTCTGCATTGTTATCCATATGCGTCAGCTTCATCCAGGATGACCTATACATCCTTATCGCAATACGGGCGATTCAAGGAGCGGTGCTTGCAGGTTTCCCGGCAATTGCGATGGCCTATATCAATGAAGAATTTCATCCGAAAAGCCTGGGCTATGTGATGGGGATCTATGTGAGTGGTTCGAGTATCGGCGGATTGGCTGGAAGGCTGATTGTCGGGGTGCTGACCGACCATTTCTCATGGAACATAGCGATTGGAAGCCTTGGGGCTTTAAGTTTGATCATCAGTCTGGCTTTTTGGTGGATGCTTCCGCCTTCGCAGCATACCATCCGCGTAGGGGCCTCATTTTCGAGAATCAGAACCTCCCTTATTAATAACTTAAGGAATGGCAGACTAGTACTCTTGTTCGGCATGGCCTTCCTATTAATGGGCTCGTTCGTTACTGTCTATAACTTTGTGGGCATACCTTTAATGGGACCGCCATATCATTTATCACAAACATTGATAGGTTTCATATTCATTATCTATCTTGTGGGGACATTCAGTTCCACATGGATGGGGAAGCTTGCCGATCAATATGGTCGGAGGCATGTACTTCTTATCGGAATCGCAATCATGCTGATGGGCGCCCTTTTAACCTTATTGGTTCCGCTTTTGCTTAAAATAATGGGGCTTGCATTGTTTACATTCGGTTTTTTTGGAGCTCATTCAATTGCGAGCAGCTGGGTCGGAAGGTTGGCTGATAAGAGTGAAAAGGCACAAGCGTCCGCTTTATATCTCCTGTTTTACTATGCGGGATCAAGTGTAGTGGGGGCATCAGGCGGTTTATTCCTGATGAAATTCGGCTGGGGAGGGGTCATCTCGGCTGTATCCATTCTGATCATCCTGGCTGCCGTTTGTGCAATGATGGCTGGAAAAGTGAAAACCGTTTAA
- a CDS encoding APC family permease has translation MRNDQLKKTIGFWVGTSIVVGTVIGSGIFMRPGDVLELSGNSTMALLAWLIGGLITLASGLTIAEVSTRIPKTGGLYVYMEEVYGKAWGFLCGWVQTLVYGPAVMGALSLYFGLLVAGIFNIASGYTLAIGIFTIVFIAGMNLLGTKYGGIIQTLSTVAKLIPIIFIAVFGIAQGDMPVFNIDSESSMKISMAGAILATLWAYDGWMNVGFMAGEMKNPQKTLPRAIITGLVVVMVAYLAVNLAMLHILGAEGVIAHGTNAANVAATLLFGELGGKMISIGIAISIFGCLNGKLLTFPRITLAMATDKMMPGHKQIGKISPKFKTPINATILQVIIAIIMMVATDPDKLTNMAVFSVFCFYGLAFFAVFILRRKDPDAKTYKVPFYPFIPIVAIAGAIYIVLSTLIQTPLNALYSVIILIIGMPVYWLLKKGEQDDKRSY, from the coding sequence ATGAGAAATGACCAATTGAAGAAAACGATTGGCTTTTGGGTTGGAACATCAATTGTAGTTGGTACAGTTATCGGTTCTGGTATTTTCATGAGACCCGGTGACGTGCTTGAGTTAAGCGGTAATTCAACCATGGCCTTATTAGCCTGGCTGATAGGCGGCCTGATTACCCTTGCTAGCGGGTTGACGATTGCGGAAGTGAGTACACGGATCCCTAAAACCGGAGGCTTATATGTTTATATGGAAGAAGTGTACGGAAAAGCATGGGGATTCCTATGCGGCTGGGTTCAGACATTAGTATATGGACCTGCAGTCATGGGCGCACTCAGTTTATACTTCGGGTTATTAGTCGCAGGAATATTTAATATCGCTTCTGGCTACACTTTGGCGATAGGGATTTTTACGATTGTATTCATAGCAGGCATGAATCTTCTGGGGACAAAATACGGCGGTATCATACAAACCTTATCGACCGTTGCTAAACTGATCCCCATCATTTTCATAGCGGTGTTCGGTATCGCACAAGGTGATATGCCTGTATTCAATATCGATAGTGAAAGTTCAATGAAAATCAGTATGGCCGGTGCGATTTTGGCTACCCTCTGGGCGTATGATGGCTGGATGAATGTCGGCTTCATGGCTGGGGAAATGAAAAACCCGCAGAAAACGCTGCCACGGGCAATCATAACGGGATTGGTCGTGGTCATGGTCGCTTACTTGGCTGTGAACCTTGCCATGCTTCATATATTGGGGGCGGAGGGAGTCATAGCTCATGGCACGAATGCAGCGAATGTTGCGGCAACGCTTCTATTTGGTGAATTGGGCGGGAAAATGATATCAATCGGAATAGCGATTTCCATCTTCGGTTGCTTGAACGGAAAGCTTTTGACCTTTCCGCGCATTACCTTGGCGATGGCGACAGATAAAATGATGCCAGGCCATAAACAAATCGGAAAAATATCGCCCAAGTTCAAAACGCCTATAAATGCGACGATATTGCAAGTGATCATTGCAATCATCATGATGGTTGCAACAGACCCTGACAAACTTACCAATATGGCCGTATTCTCTGTCTTCTGTTTTTATGGATTAGCCTTCTTTGCGGTCTTCATCTTACGCAGAAAAGATCCGGATGCAAAAACTTATAAAGTACCATTTTACCCATTCATCCCCATCGTGGCGATTGCTGGTGCAATATATATTGTTTTAAGCACATTAATCCAAACACCTTTAAATGCCTTGTACTCGGTGATCATCCTCATTATAGGAATGCCAGTGTATTGGCTCCTTAAAAAAGGTGAACAGGATGATAAACGTTCATATTAA
- a CDS encoding undecaprenyl-diphosphate phosphatase — MNMWEIFVAVILGLVEGLTEFAPVSSTGHMIIVDDLWLKSTELFGSEVANAFKVVIQLGSILAVVVLFWGRFMDLLGLRKLKGTSAANGPKLNLLQIFVGLLPAGVLGLIFEDYIDEHLFTMKTVIVGLFLGAFLMIAADKFRPKLTAETVDQITYKQAFGVGLIQCLSLWPGFSRSGSTISGGVLLGMSYRAASDFTFIMAVPIMAGASLLKIVKYWEFFTPEVLPFFIAGFISAFIFALFCIRFFLILINKVKLTPFAIYRIVLAVVLLFIIW, encoded by the coding sequence ATGAATATGTGGGAAATTTTTGTTGCAGTTATCCTTGGTCTTGTAGAAGGGTTAACTGAATTTGCTCCTGTATCTTCTACAGGGCATATGATCATCGTCGATGATTTATGGCTGAAATCAACTGAGCTTTTCGGGAGTGAAGTGGCGAATGCCTTTAAGGTGGTCATCCAGCTTGGTTCGATACTCGCCGTTGTCGTGCTCTTCTGGGGACGGTTCATGGACTTGCTTGGTTTAAGGAAGCTGAAGGGCACATCCGCTGCGAACGGCCCAAAGCTTAACTTATTGCAGATCTTTGTCGGATTGCTGCCGGCTGGCGTTTTAGGTCTAATATTCGAAGATTACATTGATGAACATTTATTTACGATGAAGACGGTCATCGTCGGATTGTTCCTTGGCGCATTCTTGATGATTGCTGCGGATAAATTCCGTCCTAAGCTGACTGCTGAAACGGTTGACCAAATCACTTATAAACAAGCTTTCGGTGTAGGGTTAATTCAATGTTTGTCATTGTGGCCGGGATTCTCTCGTTCAGGTTCAACCATTTCCGGAGGCGTGCTTTTAGGAATGAGCTATCGCGCTGCTTCCGATTTCACGTTCATCATGGCTGTTCCGATCATGGCAGGTGCCAGTCTGTTGAAAATCGTGAAATATTGGGAATTCTTCACGCCTGAAGTTCTGCCATTCTTTATTGCAGGTTTCATCAGTGCATTTATCTTTGCATTATTCTGTATCCGCTTTTTCTTGATTTTAATCAATAAAGTTAAATTGACTCCTTTTGCCATTTACCGGATTGTCTTGGCGGTTGTGCTTCTATTCATTATTTGGTAA
- a CDS encoding glycerophosphodiester phosphodiesterase, with protein MQNILIFAHRGSKGTHPENTMAAFQKAAEIGAEGIEFDVHLSSDGELVIIHDETLDRTTTLTGYVKEQSAQRLKTADAGRKFSKEFFGERIPFLMDVFDWAKGNALLMNIEIKTDKLAYEGIEQKIIDLIRQYQMENRVILSSFNHQSIEKVKMLAPDLERALLFEGLPENYEEILRNKKEAGFHPDKNSLTPEVNEKAKKLGYKIRPWVANDEADIVKLAELGVDVIMTDFPEKAIKILKARQSHG; from the coding sequence TTGCAAAACATACTTATTTTTGCCCATAGGGGGTCCAAGGGGACGCATCCTGAAAATACCATGGCTGCATTTCAAAAGGCGGCAGAAATCGGGGCCGAAGGTATCGAGTTCGATGTCCATCTCAGTTCTGATGGGGAATTGGTCATCATCCATGACGAAACACTTGATCGAACGACCACCCTTACTGGTTATGTAAAAGAGCAGTCGGCACAAAGGCTGAAAACGGCTGATGCCGGGAGGAAGTTTTCCAAGGAATTCTTTGGGGAGCGGATCCCTTTTTTAATGGACGTTTTCGACTGGGCTAAGGGCAACGCTTTATTGATGAATATCGAAATCAAAACGGATAAACTCGCTTACGAGGGAATCGAACAGAAAATCATTGATCTAATTCGTCAATATCAAATGGAAAATCGGGTGATCCTCTCTTCCTTCAACCATCAATCCATTGAAAAAGTGAAAATGCTTGCCCCAGACCTTGAACGTGCATTATTGTTCGAGGGGCTTCCTGAAAACTACGAAGAAATCTTACGTAATAAAAAAGAAGCGGGTTTTCATCCCGATAAAAACAGCCTGACCCCGGAAGTTAATGAAAAAGCGAAAAAACTTGGATATAAAATTCGTCCTTGGGTCGCCAATGATGAAGCCGACATCGTCAAGCTGGCAGAGTTGGGAGTCGACGTCATCATGACCGATTTCCCTGAAAAGGCAATCAAGATTTTAAAAGCCCGGCAGTCACATGGCTGA
- a CDS encoding alpha/beta-type small acid-soluble spore protein: protein MANNNNSNQLVVAGAEQALQQMKNEIASEFGVNLGADTTSRANGSVGGEITKRLVQMAEQQLGGSNFSR from the coding sequence ATGGCAAACAACAATAACAGCAATCAACTAGTAGTAGCTGGTGCAGAGCAAGCTCTACAACAAATGAAGAATGAAATCGCTAGTGAATTTGGTGTAAACCTAGGTGCTGACACTACTTCTCGCGCTAACGGATCTGTTGGTGGGGAAATCACAAAACGTTTGGTTCAAATGGCTGAACAACAACTAGGCGGTTCAAACTTTTCTCGTTAA
- a CDS encoding glycosyl hydrolase family 18 protein, with amino-acid sequence MQIHVVRPGQTLYGIAQTYSVTVDRLIESNKIPNPNNLVSGQALVIPIVGSYYFVQPGDSLYSISQKVDVPVQELAKINGISENQNLSVGYRLYIPARKKRTAEFNGYVEPRGTSVAPALETAAREAGPYLTYLAPFSFQALRDGSLKEPLLNEFPAIARENKNVLMMVITNQENDQFSDELGRIILTNTSIQNKFLNNIVTTAKKYGFRDIHFDFEFLRPADREAYNQFLRKAKERFKKEGWYISTALAPKTSAEQKGRWYEAHDYKAHGEIVDFVIIMTYEWGYSGGPAMAVSPIGPVREVLEYAVTDIPSNKILMGQNLYGYDWTLPFVQGSTAKAVSPQQAIQIAAANNVAIEYDETAQAPHFNYTDIEDRKHEVWFEDARSIQAKFDLIKELNLRGMSYWKLGLAFPQNWLLISDNFNVRRRV; translated from the coding sequence TTGCAAATACATGTGGTTAGGCCAGGCCAGACGTTATATGGCATCGCCCAGACATACAGCGTAACCGTTGACAGGCTCATCGAATCAAATAAGATCCCTAACCCAAATAATCTTGTTTCGGGGCAGGCCCTTGTCATTCCAATCGTCGGCAGTTATTATTTCGTTCAACCGGGTGATAGTTTATATTCGATATCTCAAAAAGTTGATGTCCCTGTTCAAGAATTGGCAAAAATAAATGGCATTTCCGAAAATCAAAACCTATCCGTTGGATACCGGCTCTATATTCCGGCACGAAAGAAAAGGACCGCCGAATTCAACGGGTATGTCGAGCCGCGGGGTACATCCGTTGCACCGGCCCTTGAAACGGCCGCCAGGGAAGCTGGACCCTATTTAACCTATTTAGCCCCCTTCAGCTTCCAAGCGCTTCGTGACGGCTCCTTAAAAGAGCCTTTGCTCAATGAATTCCCTGCCATCGCCAGAGAAAATAAAAATGTCCTGATGATGGTCATCACGAATCAGGAAAACGACCAATTCAGCGATGAGCTTGGGCGAATCATTTTAACGAATACTTCCATTCAAAATAAGTTCCTGAACAATATCGTTACTACGGCAAAGAAATATGGATTCCGGGATATTCACTTTGACTTTGAGTTTTTAAGGCCGGCCGATAGGGAAGCGTATAATCAATTTCTCCGAAAAGCCAAGGAACGTTTCAAGAAAGAAGGATGGTACATTTCCACGGCACTTGCCCCTAAAACAAGTGCTGAGCAAAAAGGCCGTTGGTATGAGGCACATGACTATAAAGCACATGGTGAAATCGTCGACTTCGTTATCATCATGACTTATGAATGGGGATATAGCGGAGGACCGGCAATGGCCGTGTCACCTATTGGACCTGTTCGGGAAGTTCTCGAATATGCTGTCACCGATATTCCCTCCAACAAGATCCTGATGGGGCAGAATCTATATGGCTATGATTGGACCCTGCCTTTTGTACAGGGATCCACTGCCAAGGCCGTGAGCCCGCAGCAGGCCATCCAGATTGCAGCGGCCAATAATGTTGCCATCGAGTATGATGAAACCGCACAGGCCCCGCACTTCAACTATACCGATATAGAGGATAGGAAGCATGAGGTGTGGTTTGAAGATGCCAGATCCATTCAGGCTAAATTCGATTTAATCAAAGAACTGAATCTAAGGGGAATGAGTTATTGGAAGCTCGGCTTAGCCTTCCCTCAAAACTGGCTGCTCATCAGTGATAACTTTAACGTCAGGAGAAGGGTCTAA
- a CDS encoding potassium channel family protein, whose translation MIRIGPYSSIVPRFPRFIRLLSTIALFLLSFGVLIHFVEPERFPTLLDGIWWAIVTMSTVGYGDFTPVTNLGKVIGMVLILSGAGLITSYFAYIAKISISNEQQFLTGKKVFGGRGHFIIVGWNGRSQRIIENIHDRNHHQCIVLIDDTLQKHPLPRTNIHFIQGKATLDSVLQKANVKQAIRVLITADLKQDELQTDMFSILTLLAVKGLNPHVYCLVEILTHEQKENALRAGADGIVETNKFASEYMQDCLSKGILADAEEQKDRDGLNIKQLSVEDDWVELTFKQLNVKLFDQDILLVGIISGGKTLFKPPGDVIIHRGDTLLIIED comes from the coding sequence ATGATTCGAATCGGTCCATACTCCAGCATCGTTCCCAGATTTCCGCGTTTCATCAGGTTGCTATCCACCATCGCATTATTTTTACTTTCATTCGGGGTCTTGATACACTTTGTGGAGCCGGAGAGATTCCCTACTTTACTTGATGGCATCTGGTGGGCAATCGTGACTATGTCAACGGTGGGTTACGGAGATTTCACTCCCGTTACAAATCTTGGTAAAGTCATTGGGATGGTCCTCATTTTGTCAGGCGCCGGCCTGATTACCTCTTATTTTGCGTACATTGCAAAGATTTCCATTTCCAATGAACAGCAATTTCTAACAGGAAAGAAAGTATTCGGCGGCCGCGGACATTTTATCATTGTGGGCTGGAATGGCCGTTCCCAGAGAATCATCGAAAACATTCATGATCGTAATCATCATCAATGCATTGTCCTTATAGATGATACGCTGCAAAAGCACCCGCTTCCAAGAACGAATATCCACTTTATTCAAGGAAAGGCTACATTGGATTCCGTTTTGCAGAAAGCAAATGTAAAGCAAGCCATACGCGTCCTGATCACGGCTGACCTTAAGCAAGACGAGCTGCAAACGGATATGTTCTCGATATTAACATTACTGGCCGTCAAAGGGCTGAATCCTCATGTATATTGTCTTGTGGAAATATTAACGCATGAACAAAAGGAAAATGCTTTACGGGCTGGAGCGGACGGTATCGTGGAAACGAATAAATTTGCGAGTGAATATATGCAGGATTGCTTATCGAAGGGAATCCTTGCGGATGCCGAAGAACAAAAAGACCGGGATGGATTGAACATCAAGCAGTTGTCCGTCGAGGATGACTGGGTTGAATTAACGTTTAAACAGTTGAACGTTAAACTATTCGATCAAGATATTTTATTGGTCGGCATCATTTCAGGAGGCAAGACATTATTCAAGCCCCCTGGAGATGTAATCATACATCGTGGTGACACTTTGCTCATCATTGAAGATTAA
- a CDS encoding YugN-like family protein, protein MIKISSQLEGKTFGLFDLETKLKPEGYVIGGGWDYDHGSFDYKIDGSDGYQFLRVPFKAVDGSLDKDGAMVELLQPFLLSHKYEDGMDDEGNIGNLSASFNQFAEPEDPDAEFPENYISLGKALVRDLEKILLH, encoded by the coding sequence ATGATTAAAATTTCTTCTCAGTTGGAAGGGAAAACATTCGGTTTGTTCGATCTGGAGACGAAGTTGAAACCGGAAGGATATGTGATAGGCGGGGGATGGGATTATGACCACGGGTCTTTTGATTATAAGATTGATGGCAGTGATGGCTACCAATTCTTGCGAGTCCCTTTCAAGGCTGTTGATGGTTCACTCGATAAGGATGGGGCAATGGTCGAACTATTACAACCGTTTTTGCTATCTCACAAGTACGAGGACGGGATGGATGATGAAGGAAATATCGGAAACCTCTCCGCTTCCTTCAATCAGTTTGCCGAGCCTGAAGATCCGGATGCCGAATTTCCGGAAAACTATATTTCATTAGGAAAAGCGCTTGTCCGTGATTTGGAAAAGATTTTATTACATTAA